A region from the Vicia villosa cultivar HV-30 ecotype Madison, WI linkage group LG3, Vvil1.0, whole genome shotgun sequence genome encodes:
- the LOC131661772 gene encoding uncharacterized protein LOC131661772 isoform X2, giving the protein MYSLLVSLSPTVQYGRAILVMDRSFCTDIAGNSFTRMANSSVHVHIDRRKVYVNIRTHVPEKLLQINSETRTIQATNDLNKLKVYLYFSSPIVNSSMEVMNSLNISRGSLVPTSAENLGNRRFGFMIANISSTAIVSVEFNSKSIITRQGTQVSPTAPVNFLYDSKRPAVMLSTHRMRTKDHNIQILLEFSKPVFGFNTSCISISGGLSKSFHKLKWSTYILELQADDDLVFVSVPENVTRDVSGNKNIASNVLQVRHYSVPLVSSVISAFATATFALTSIAAGLLTISTASLQSVDTFTRPSSFLIVDPARNLFRILCHIQVFALARWLSVKLPVEFYEFSRHLQWTIPYFSVPWESGPMSLFMIGSSPFGSSSSFAKTTATIPNMLLGQNLNYGVSVYGSPLTSSEYRQFFENENMKPEAEYILDSQHSSGWTDFYRTMFWLVVIFGGLMVLHAFLLIILKFRKSNSENKRKYGALIFPRFEIFLLFLALPGICKASSGLIRGGTPSAMAVGIILLISVSIVLLALFLFLSIGITFGKLLQYKEVHHEGETFHWYQELIRVTLGPGKRGQWTWKEKPKSVYLTIFGPLFEDLRGPPKYMLSQISGGSLPSQSDRIIASDDETEDSEAPFIQKLFGILRIYFILLESIRRVSLGILAGVFIQTRSRSSKSPVIIMLSITSFQLFFIVLKKPFIKKKVQLVEIISLTCEVAFFVTCFILLKKDFSVKTETKFGIFMLVLFLVGYCSQIANEWYALYAQTKLLDPKEKSLLRGLKIASIGFVLYFIPKKWVQNLENKLPQNGHANDETGERSMHSGSRSSGTPDLPWLKRVRELAQRSFSRERSGVQMTDPSSSSNNTGWSGLWGNKRSGSSSSDYKSKPKALHEDLEAIFASK; this is encoded by the exons ATGTATTCTCTTCTTGTTAGTTTATCTCCTACCGTTCAATACGGCCGAGCAATCCTGGTAATGGATAGGAGTTTCTGTACTGACATAGCTGGTAACAGCTTTACAAGAATGGCGAATTCGAGTGTTCATGTACATATTG ACAGAAGAAAGGTTTATGTCAATATCAGGACTCATGTACCTGAAAAGCTACTTCAAATTAACAGCGAAACTAGGACGATTCAGGCAACTAATGACCTTAACAAGCTAAAGGTGTATTTGTACTTCTCATCTCCGATTGTAAATTCATCTATGGAAGTTATGAATTCTCTCAACATTAGTCGCGGTTCACTCGTTCCAACTAGTGCAGAAAATCTCGGAAATCGTAGATTCGGATTCATG ATTGCTAATATCTCATCTACTGCTATAGTCTCGGTTGAATTCAATTCGAAGTCTATAATAACCAGACAAGGGACTCAAGTTTCTCCAACTGCGCCGGTTAATTTTCTCTATG ATTCTAAGAGGCCTGCGGTGATGTTAAGTACACATAGAATGAGGACAAAAGATCACAATATCCAAATATTACTCGAATTTTCGAAGCCTGTTTTTGGATTCAATACCTCCTGCATATCAATTTCAGGAGGTTTATCAAAAAG CTTTCACAAACTAAAATGGAGCACATACATTCTTGAGCTACAAGCAGATGATGATTTGGTATTCGTCAGCGTTCCAGAGAACGTAACTCGTGATGTTTCCGGAAACAAAAATATAGCTTCCAATGTTCTTCAAGTGAGGCACT ACTCGGTACCTCTCGTTTCTTCTGTGATTTCTGCATTTGCAACTGCTACTTTCGCGCTGACATCGATTGCTGCTGGCTTGCTTACGATCTCAACTGCAAGTCTTCAATCTGTCGATACATTCACGAGACCGTCTTCTTTCTTGATCGTTGATCCAGCAAGGAATCTTTTC AGAATTCTGTGCCATATTCAAGTCTTTGCACTAGCAAGATGGTTATCAGTTAAATTACCAGTTGAATTTTACGAATTTTCGAGGCATTTGCAGTGGACCATACCGTATTTTTCCGTGCCATGGGAATCTGGACCTATGAGTTTGTTCATGATAGGCTCTAGTCCTTTTGGAAGCTCTAGTTCCTTTGCTAAAACTACAGCAACAATTCCGAACATGTTGTTAGGTCAGAATTTGAATTATGGTGTTTCGGTGTATGGATCGCCACTTACTTCTTCCGAGTATAGACAATTTTTCGAG AACGAAAATATGAAACCGGAAGCTGAATATATTTTGGATTCGCAACATTCTAGTGG ATGGACAGATTTTTATAGAACCATGTTTTGGCTAGTTGTGATATTCGGCGGTTTGATGGTTCTGCATGCTTTTCTACTCATTATTCTCAAATTTAGAAAGAGCAATTCTGAAAATAAAAGAAAGTATGGAGCACTCATTTTCCCAAGATTTGAGATATTCCTTTTGTTTCTGGCACTACCTGGTATTTGCAAGGCCTCTTCTGGCCTTATTAGAG GGGGAACACCTTCAGCAATGGCTGTTGGAATTATACTGTTGATTTCGGTTTCTATTGTGCTTCTAGCTTTGTTCTTGTTCCTTTCAATTGGAATCACATTTGGAAAACTTCTTCAATACAAAGAAGTTCACCATGAAGGTGAGACATTTCATTGGTATCAAGAGCTTATAAGAGTAACTCTTGGACCAGGTAAAAGAGGCCAATGGACATGGAAAGAGAAGCCTAAATCTGTTTATCTAACTATATTTGGCCCTCTATTTGAAGatttaagaggtcctccaaagtaCATGCTTTCGCAAATATCGGGTGGAAGTCTTCCGAGTCAAAGCGACCGTATTATTGCCTCGGATGATGAAACAGAAGATTCAGAAGCACCTTTCATTCAAAAGCTCTTTGGAATTCTCAGAATATATTTTATCCTTCTCGAATCCATTAGACGCGTTTCCCTCGGGATTTTGGCTGGCGTCTTCATTCAGACACGATCGCGGTCGTCTAAAAGTCCCGTCATTATTATGCTATCCATAACCTCTTTTCAGCTATTCTTCATTGTGCTAAAGAAGCCTTTTATCAAGAAAAAGGTTCAACTAGTCGAGATCATTTCACTTACATGCGAAGTTGCATTTTTCGTAACTTGTTTCATCCTCTTGAAGAAAGACTTTTCTGTGAAAACCGAGACCAAATTCGGGATTTTCATGCTCGTGTTGTTTTTAGTCGGCTATTGCTCTCAGATAGCCAACGAATGGTATGCTTTATATGCACAAACAAAGCTACTAGACCCTAAGGAGAAGTCATTGTTGAGAGGTTTGAAAATTGCCTCAATTGGGTTTGTTTTGTACTTCATCCCTAAAAAATGGGTACAAAACTTGGAAAACAAGTTACCTCAAAATGGACATGCGAACGACGAAACGGGCGAAAGAAGTATGCATTCGGGTAGTAGGAGCTCGGGTACACCTGATCTACCATGGTTGAAAAGAGTAAGGGAGCTTGCGCAACGCAGTTTTAGTAGGGAAAGAAGTGGAGTTCAAATGACTGATCCTTCTTCTAGTAGTAATAATACTGGATGGAGTGGTTTGTGGGGAAATAAGAGAAGTGGTAGCTCTTCTTCTGAttataagtcaaaaccaaaagcTTTGCATGAAGATTTGGAAGCTATTTTTGCATCCAAGTGA
- the LOC131661771 gene encoding glutaredoxin, whose product MGSILSSQNTQMSKEVMETSLSKAKDLAASSPVFLFSKTYCGYCKRVKDLLKQLGASYKVLELDTESDGGEIQAALAEWTGQRTVPNVFIGGKHIGGCDSVLEKHRAGQLVPLLNDAGAIANNSAQL is encoded by the exons ATGGGTTCTATATTGAGTTCTCAGAATACTCAGATGAGCAAAGAAGTGATGGAAACGTCTTTGAGTAAAGCTAAGGACCTCGCTGCTTCTTCCCCTGTCTTTCTCTTCAG TAAGACTTATTGTGGTTACTGCAAACGGGTGAAGGATCTGCTCAAACAGCTAGGAGCGAGCTACAAGGTCCTTGAGTTGGATACAGAAA GTGACGGTGGTGAGATTCAAGCAGCTTTAGCTGAGTGGACAGGACAAAGAACAGTACCCAACGTCTTTATTGGAGGCAAACACATTGGTggttgtgatt CTGTTTTGGAGAAACACCGTGCAGGTCAATTGGTTCCCCTTCTCAATGATGCTGGAGCGATTGCTAATAACTCTGCCCAGCTCTGA
- the LOC131661772 gene encoding uncharacterized protein LOC131661772 isoform X1 — protein sequence MTLLRVLHLFIFCLVLSTLCSITKCGSSNLTVKFFKAPHAFSHLNSATFAFEVLNFASNRTCSNCSLSCKLDDGAASICTNQRVTYSSLQDGNHSFEVCTNGKRSFVGCASYNWTVDTIPPTAFVTASTTFTSSSNVSVNISFTEPCIGEGFGCQSVNSCNLLVYGAGQVVPSSFKILKPNLMYSLLVSLSPTVQYGRAILVMDRSFCTDIAGNSFTRMANSSVHVHIDRRKVYVNIRTHVPEKLLQINSETRTIQATNDLNKLKVYLYFSSPIVNSSMEVMNSLNISRGSLVPTSAENLGNRRFGFMIANISSTAIVSVEFNSKSIITRQGTQVSPTAPVNFLYDSKRPAVMLSTHRMRTKDHNIQILLEFSKPVFGFNTSCISISGGLSKSFHKLKWSTYILELQADDDLVFVSVPENVTRDVSGNKNIASNVLQVRHYSVPLVSSVISAFATATFALTSIAAGLLTISTASLQSVDTFTRPSSFLIVDPARNLFRILCHIQVFALARWLSVKLPVEFYEFSRHLQWTIPYFSVPWESGPMSLFMIGSSPFGSSSSFAKTTATIPNMLLGQNLNYGVSVYGSPLTSSEYRQFFENENMKPEAEYILDSQHSSGWTDFYRTMFWLVVIFGGLMVLHAFLLIILKFRKSNSENKRKYGALIFPRFEIFLLFLALPGICKASSGLIRGGTPSAMAVGIILLISVSIVLLALFLFLSIGITFGKLLQYKEVHHEGETFHWYQELIRVTLGPGKRGQWTWKEKPKSVYLTIFGPLFEDLRGPPKYMLSQISGGSLPSQSDRIIASDDETEDSEAPFIQKLFGILRIYFILLESIRRVSLGILAGVFIQTRSRSSKSPVIIMLSITSFQLFFIVLKKPFIKKKVQLVEIISLTCEVAFFVTCFILLKKDFSVKTETKFGIFMLVLFLVGYCSQIANEWYALYAQTKLLDPKEKSLLRGLKIASIGFVLYFIPKKWVQNLENKLPQNGHANDETGERSMHSGSRSSGTPDLPWLKRVRELAQRSFSRERSGVQMTDPSSSSNNTGWSGLWGNKRSGSSSSDYKSKPKALHEDLEAIFASK from the exons ATGACTCTCCTTAGAGTATTGCACTTGTTTATATTCTGTTTGGTtttgtcaacactttgttccatTACCAAATGTGGAAGTTCAAATTTAACTGTGAAATTCTTCAAAGCACCTCATGCATTTTCTCACTTGAACTCAGCAACATTTGCTTTTGAAGTTCTTAATTTTGCTAGTAACCGAACTTGCTCAAATTGCAGCCTCAGTTGTAAG CTTGATGATGGGGCCGCGTCAATTTGCACAAATCAGAGAGTTACATACTCAAGCTTGCAAGATGGAAATCATAGTTTTGAAGTCTGCACCAATGGAAAACGAAGTTTTGTGGGCTGCGCTAGCTACAACTGGACTGTTG acACAATTCCACCAACAGCATTTGTTACAGCCTCAACAactttcacaagttcttcaaatGTTTCCGTAAATATATCTTTCACCGAACCGTGTATAGGTGAAGGTTTTGGATGCCAGTCTGTGAATTCCTGCAAT CTTCTTGTCTATGGTGCTGGTCAGGTTGTACCATCTTCCTTCAAAATTCTGAAGCCAAACCTCATGTATTCTCTTCTTGTTAGTTTATCTCCTACCGTTCAATACGGCCGAGCAATCCTGGTAATGGATAGGAGTTTCTGTACTGACATAGCTGGTAACAGCTTTACAAGAATGGCGAATTCGAGTGTTCATGTACATATTG ACAGAAGAAAGGTTTATGTCAATATCAGGACTCATGTACCTGAAAAGCTACTTCAAATTAACAGCGAAACTAGGACGATTCAGGCAACTAATGACCTTAACAAGCTAAAGGTGTATTTGTACTTCTCATCTCCGATTGTAAATTCATCTATGGAAGTTATGAATTCTCTCAACATTAGTCGCGGTTCACTCGTTCCAACTAGTGCAGAAAATCTCGGAAATCGTAGATTCGGATTCATG ATTGCTAATATCTCATCTACTGCTATAGTCTCGGTTGAATTCAATTCGAAGTCTATAATAACCAGACAAGGGACTCAAGTTTCTCCAACTGCGCCGGTTAATTTTCTCTATG ATTCTAAGAGGCCTGCGGTGATGTTAAGTACACATAGAATGAGGACAAAAGATCACAATATCCAAATATTACTCGAATTTTCGAAGCCTGTTTTTGGATTCAATACCTCCTGCATATCAATTTCAGGAGGTTTATCAAAAAG CTTTCACAAACTAAAATGGAGCACATACATTCTTGAGCTACAAGCAGATGATGATTTGGTATTCGTCAGCGTTCCAGAGAACGTAACTCGTGATGTTTCCGGAAACAAAAATATAGCTTCCAATGTTCTTCAAGTGAGGCACT ACTCGGTACCTCTCGTTTCTTCTGTGATTTCTGCATTTGCAACTGCTACTTTCGCGCTGACATCGATTGCTGCTGGCTTGCTTACGATCTCAACTGCAAGTCTTCAATCTGTCGATACATTCACGAGACCGTCTTCTTTCTTGATCGTTGATCCAGCAAGGAATCTTTTC AGAATTCTGTGCCATATTCAAGTCTTTGCACTAGCAAGATGGTTATCAGTTAAATTACCAGTTGAATTTTACGAATTTTCGAGGCATTTGCAGTGGACCATACCGTATTTTTCCGTGCCATGGGAATCTGGACCTATGAGTTTGTTCATGATAGGCTCTAGTCCTTTTGGAAGCTCTAGTTCCTTTGCTAAAACTACAGCAACAATTCCGAACATGTTGTTAGGTCAGAATTTGAATTATGGTGTTTCGGTGTATGGATCGCCACTTACTTCTTCCGAGTATAGACAATTTTTCGAG AACGAAAATATGAAACCGGAAGCTGAATATATTTTGGATTCGCAACATTCTAGTGG ATGGACAGATTTTTATAGAACCATGTTTTGGCTAGTTGTGATATTCGGCGGTTTGATGGTTCTGCATGCTTTTCTACTCATTATTCTCAAATTTAGAAAGAGCAATTCTGAAAATAAAAGAAAGTATGGAGCACTCATTTTCCCAAGATTTGAGATATTCCTTTTGTTTCTGGCACTACCTGGTATTTGCAAGGCCTCTTCTGGCCTTATTAGAG GGGGAACACCTTCAGCAATGGCTGTTGGAATTATACTGTTGATTTCGGTTTCTATTGTGCTTCTAGCTTTGTTCTTGTTCCTTTCAATTGGAATCACATTTGGAAAACTTCTTCAATACAAAGAAGTTCACCATGAAGGTGAGACATTTCATTGGTATCAAGAGCTTATAAGAGTAACTCTTGGACCAGGTAAAAGAGGCCAATGGACATGGAAAGAGAAGCCTAAATCTGTTTATCTAACTATATTTGGCCCTCTATTTGAAGatttaagaggtcctccaaagtaCATGCTTTCGCAAATATCGGGTGGAAGTCTTCCGAGTCAAAGCGACCGTATTATTGCCTCGGATGATGAAACAGAAGATTCAGAAGCACCTTTCATTCAAAAGCTCTTTGGAATTCTCAGAATATATTTTATCCTTCTCGAATCCATTAGACGCGTTTCCCTCGGGATTTTGGCTGGCGTCTTCATTCAGACACGATCGCGGTCGTCTAAAAGTCCCGTCATTATTATGCTATCCATAACCTCTTTTCAGCTATTCTTCATTGTGCTAAAGAAGCCTTTTATCAAGAAAAAGGTTCAACTAGTCGAGATCATTTCACTTACATGCGAAGTTGCATTTTTCGTAACTTGTTTCATCCTCTTGAAGAAAGACTTTTCTGTGAAAACCGAGACCAAATTCGGGATTTTCATGCTCGTGTTGTTTTTAGTCGGCTATTGCTCTCAGATAGCCAACGAATGGTATGCTTTATATGCACAAACAAAGCTACTAGACCCTAAGGAGAAGTCATTGTTGAGAGGTTTGAAAATTGCCTCAATTGGGTTTGTTTTGTACTTCATCCCTAAAAAATGGGTACAAAACTTGGAAAACAAGTTACCTCAAAATGGACATGCGAACGACGAAACGGGCGAAAGAAGTATGCATTCGGGTAGTAGGAGCTCGGGTACACCTGATCTACCATGGTTGAAAAGAGTAAGGGAGCTTGCGCAACGCAGTTTTAGTAGGGAAAGAAGTGGAGTTCAAATGACTGATCCTTCTTCTAGTAGTAATAATACTGGATGGAGTGGTTTGTGGGGAAATAAGAGAAGTGGTAGCTCTTCTTCTGAttataagtcaaaaccaaaagcTTTGCATGAAGATTTGGAAGCTATTTTTGCATCCAAGTGA